The Nostoc sp. CENA543 genome includes the window TTATGCTGCCATTGACCAAGCCAAGCGTTACAGTCGCGGCTACAAAATTCAAGGTAATGAAATCCTGCCCGGTGGCCCCTCTTTCAAGGGTAGGGGTTTAAAAATCAGGCAGTAGAGAGAGTGATTTTCAAGACATGAAGTTGTGGAGTCAAGTTAGGCCAAGGCTGAGGGAAAAAGCTACCGATAGGTAATGGCTCTCGATTGAGAACAGCAGCCTTAATGACTAAAAATCCACGGCGAAAACAACTCAAGCAACGATGGACAACACTATGTTTGAAATTGCGTCGAGCAACATGAGTGGGTGGGAGCTCATCTAGACTACTAATGGGTAGATTGGCATCAACTTCTCCACCAACGCTAACTTGCCACAGAGTAGCAACAGCCATCGCTAACCAATGTCTCTCGGCGCGTTTGGGGTGAGTAATCTTGGTACGATGCCAACAAAAACCGCCGCGTTTACCATCTTTAAACAGACACTCAATCCAACAGCGCATGGTATACCAGCAAGCATCCGCAATTTCCGGTGGTAAATCGGTGAGAATTAACCAAGGGTCAGCATAACCCTCGTCATGACGAGCTAACAAAGTACATTTGACAGAGTTAGTTTTGAAACAAGTAACTAAACCAGAGAACGACTGACCAACTTCTGTGACAAGAGTATTTATGGGTTGCCAAGATTCCATTCCTTGTGGTTTGAACTGTCCAATTTGGTTAATTCGCATAAATGGATGCCAACCGAGGGATTGAATTTGTTGATATAGCCAGTCAGCATAAAGTCCACGGTCTGTTGTCACTATGACAAACCAATCAGCTGGTATAGTCTCACTGATGTCGTTAAAGAGTTTTTGCCAGTGTGGTTTCCAACTTCCTGGTTTAGTTGCCTCCACTATTTTCCAAGCAATCGGGATTCCGCAACCTCGATAAACAACACTAATCGCTAACACTGTAAATCTATCACTCAATGTTGTGGCATCCGCAGCTAATGCTAGACGTTTTTCCGATTCTGGCCACAAGCTCAGAATCCATAACAACAATGGTCTAAAACACAATGTTACATCTAGTGTTGCCCGTCCTGTTTTTGCTTTTGTTTTATCTTCCCCGTCTCTTAACCATTCTCTAAGTTGCTGACGTACTGTATTTTCTTTTTTCCCCAATAGCTCTGCTAAAAATACTGACACTGTTGTCAGTCCACACGATTGGGTCATCACTATCCCAAAACTCCACATTGCTAGTATCACTGCTTGCGACTTGGATAGATGGGGCATCTTTTCTATGACTTTTCTAGTCCATTGCCTTAATTCTTCACTTTTTCCTAAAAGCATTCTCCCCACACCCCCAATTCTTCGCCTTATCTGACTTGCGGATTTTTGCGAGCTGATAACCGTAGTTTATTTTACTGGCTAAACTGCCACTTTCTTAAACCCCTACCCTTGAAAGCGGTGGCCCCTGGGGTGAATATCAAGTTCCCTTCGTCTTCGCCACCAACGGACGGGAATTTTTACGACAGTTGCAAACCAAAAGCGGTATATGGTTCTGTGATGTCCGCCGTCCTGAAAATATCCGTCGTCCTCTCACCACTTGGTACCAACCAGAAGCCTTCATTGATGCCCTTAACCAAGACGTTGATAAAGCACATCAACTACTGGCTGAAGAAGGTTTTAACTATAACCTGCAACTGCGAGATTACCAAATAAAAGCCATTCAAACAGTTGAAGCCAGATTAGCCCAAGGTGCAAGGGAACTGTTATTGGCAATGGCAACGGGGACAGGTAAAACTAAAACCTGCCTTATCCTGGTTTATCGTCTCCTTAAAACCAAACGTTTTCGCCGTGTTCTGTTTCTGGTAGACCGCACAGCATTAGGAGAACAAACAGGTAATGTTTTTAAAGAAACACGAGTAGAAAATCTGCAAACTTTTGCTGATATCTTTGATATCAAAGAATTAGGTGAAGCAATACTAGATAGAGATACTAAAGTTCACATTGACACAGTGCAAGCATTTGTCAAACGTATTCTGTATCCAGGTGATAACACAAATATTCCCACGGCTGACCAGTATGATTGCATTGTTGTGGATGAATGCCACAGAGGATATTTACTAGATAGAGAATTAAGCGATACAGAACTTACCTTCCGCGACTTTAACGATTACATTTCCAAATATCGCCGTGTTCTCGACCATTTTGATGCAGTAAAAATTGGACTAACCGCCACTCCAGCACTGCATACTACTCAAATATTTGGTCAACCTGTTTACCAATATACTTACAAAGAAGCGGTCATTGACGGCTACCTTATCGACTGTGAACCCCCCATCCGCATAGTTACAGCCCTTAGTGAAGATGGCATGATGTGGCAACCAGGGGAAGAAATGGAATATTTTGACACCATCACAGGCACAATTAATTTAGTTCATGCCCCGGATGAAGTCAAACTTGAGGTAGAACAGTTTAACCGCCAAGTTATTACCGAGGAATTTAATCGAGTCATCTGTGAATTTTTAGCAGCAAATATTGACCCATCACTGCCAGGTAAAACTTTAATATTTTGTGTGAAAGATGATCATGCTGATATTGTTGTTAACTTATTAAAACAAGCATTGATTGCCCAGTATGGCAGTGTAGAAGATGATGCAGTTATCAAAATTACTGGCAAGGCTGATAAACCATTACAATTAATCCGTCGCTTTAAAAACGAAGCTAATCCTAAAATTGCTGTCACAGTAGATTTATTAACCACTGGCATTGATGTCCCAGAAATCTGCAACTTAGTATTTATTCGGCGGGTGAACTCGCGCATCCTTTACGAACAAATGTTAGGACGGGCAACCCGACGCTGTGATGAGATTAAAAAAGAAGTTTTCTACATCTATGATGCTGTGAATTTATATGCAGCCCTGTCTCCTCTCTCCACGATGAAACCAGTGGCGGTTAATCCCAAGATTTCGTTTACCCAACTGGTGGAAGAATTGGGAACAGTCAATGACAGCACTGCTGCGGCTACCATTGTTGACCAACTTCTAGCCAAACTGCAACGCCAGCAGAGGAAGTTAGGGGATACCAACCGGGAGAATATTGAAG containing:
- a CDS encoding transposase, which encodes MSVFLAELLGKKENTVRQQLREWLRDGEDKTKAKTGRATLDVTLCFRPLLLWILSLWPESEKRLALAADATTLSDRFTVLAISVVYRGCGIPIAWKIVEATKPGSWKPHWQKLFNDISETIPADWFVIVTTDRGLYADWLYQQIQSLGWHPFMRINQIGQFKPQGMESWQPINTLVTEVGQSFSGLVTCFKTNSVKCTLLARHDEGYADPWLILTDLPPEIADACWYTMRCWIECLFKDGKRGGFCWHRTKITHPKRAERHWLAMAVATLWQVSVGGEVDANLPISSLDELPPTHVARRNFKHSVVHRCLSCFRRGFLVIKAAVLNREPLPIGSFFPQPWPNLTPQLHVLKITLSTA